From a region of the Aeoliella mucimassa genome:
- a CDS encoding ABC transporter permease — MYLTQNPVLQYELLSNLRLFRAFVLLFAYVALLGGVVYLAWPQSAVLDFAQPEEAKRLVNLFFFGQYIIASLMTPSFAAGAITGEKERQSYEMLLASPLKPSAIVLGKLLASLCHLAILMLCSLPIVMLCLPLGGVSPYEVFSAYMAMISSVVLSGTICLWASSFFSRTSASLLVSYLMILPLALVGVLIWNSLGTLGSARLMFGIVFAPAICLLLSSVFWFATQRRLMYPADFGSGGKDVVDLDNEARESVGLYIKRDEFPDRLFAPPKRTTLLEDGMNPIYDKEMRSEIFSQGTLMLRLVIQISMFLALPIMAVCLYIFPRYAPWYICYVLLFNVLVGPVFSAGSVCNERERETLDLLLVTLITPWQMLWGKLLSGLRVSSVLTCFLMWPVLLACLMPVGYWENLGTMAGYFLIFALSCITTALTALFCSTVFSKTSQSLMASYIVLITLFIAPLAARYFSDTFFAGTEGAQVVRLTSAASPFAAAFALPLEFEQDMLDAQEVAAVWADLDLFYAYVGATVLYNLALLVLIVWMFQARWRIAD, encoded by the coding sequence ATGTACCTCACTCAAAATCCTGTCCTCCAGTACGAGCTCCTGAGCAATCTGCGATTGTTTCGGGCGTTTGTGTTGTTGTTTGCTTACGTGGCTTTGTTGGGTGGGGTGGTTTATCTGGCTTGGCCGCAGTCGGCGGTGTTGGATTTTGCTCAACCTGAAGAGGCCAAGCGGTTGGTCAATCTGTTCTTCTTCGGGCAGTACATCATCGCTTCGCTGATGACTCCCAGCTTTGCTGCGGGAGCCATCACCGGCGAGAAGGAACGGCAGAGCTACGAGATGCTGCTCGCCAGCCCGCTGAAGCCGAGTGCGATCGTGCTGGGTAAGTTGCTTGCTTCGCTCTGCCATCTCGCTATCCTGATGCTTTGCTCGTTGCCGATCGTGATGCTCTGCTTGCCGCTTGGTGGGGTTTCGCCTTACGAGGTGTTCTCGGCCTACATGGCCATGATTTCGTCGGTGGTTCTGTCGGGTACGATTTGTTTGTGGGCGAGTAGCTTCTTCAGTCGCACTTCGGCGTCGCTGCTGGTGAGTTATTTGATGATCCTTCCGCTGGCACTGGTCGGCGTGTTGATTTGGAACTCGCTCGGCACCCTCGGCTCGGCTCGCTTGATGTTCGGCATCGTCTTCGCGCCGGCCATTTGCTTGTTGCTCTCCTCGGTGTTCTGGTTTGCTACGCAACGTCGTTTGATGTACCCGGCCGACTTCGGCTCCGGCGGCAAGGACGTGGTCGACCTCGACAACGAAGCTCGCGAGTCGGTGGGCCTCTACATCAAGCGCGACGAGTTCCCCGATCGGCTGTTTGCTCCTCCCAAGCGAACCACGCTGCTCGAAGATGGGATGAACCCGATCTACGACAAGGAAATGCGCAGCGAGATCTTCAGCCAAGGCACCCTCATGCTACGGCTGGTGATTCAGATTTCGATGTTCCTGGCGCTGCCGATCATGGCGGTTTGCTTGTACATTTTTCCGCGTTATGCTCCTTGGTACATTTGTTACGTGTTGTTGTTCAACGTGCTGGTCGGGCCGGTCTTCTCGGCCGGCAGCGTGTGCAACGAACGCGAGCGCGAAACGCTCGACCTGCTGTTGGTGACCTTGATCACCCCCTGGCAAATGCTGTGGGGTAAATTGCTCTCCGGCCTGCGGGTGTCGAGCGTGCTGACCTGCTTTCTGATGTGGCCGGTGCTGCTGGCTTGCTTAATGCCGGTCGGTTACTGGGAAAACCTCGGCACGATGGCCGGGTACTTTTTGATTTTCGCCTTGAGTTGCATCACGACCGCGCTGACCGCGCTGTTTTGCTCCACGGTGTTTTCCAAGACTTCGCAGAGCTTGATGGCCAGCTACATCGTGCTGATCACGCTGTTCATCGCCCCGCTCGCTGCCCGCTATTTTTCCGACACGTTCTTTGCCGGCACCGAGGGGGCCCAAGTCGTGCGGCTGACCAGCGCGGCCAGCCCGTTCGCCGCGGCGTTTGCATTGCCGCTGGAGTTCGAGCAAGACATGCTCGACGCCCAGGAAGTCGCGGCCGTGTGGGCCGACCTCGACCTCTTCTACGCCTATGTCGGCGCGACCGTGCTATACAACCTGGCCCTGCTGGTGCTGATCGTGTGGATGTTCCAGGCCCGCTGGCGAATTGCCGATTAG
- a CDS encoding four helix bundle protein translates to MASFRELKVWQLGTELAIDVYGATRSFPNDERFGLISQMRRAAVSIPSNIAEGHGRNSTPEMIRFCGYALGSVAELETQITISQGLGFGNSNELTSVLEKCDTTSRMLHGLIRSNRGRDNHNSGSANE, encoded by the coding sequence ATGGCAAGTTTTCGCGAACTGAAGGTTTGGCAGCTCGGCACCGAGTTGGCCATCGATGTCTATGGAGCTACACGATCGTTCCCCAACGATGAAAGGTTTGGCCTTATCAGCCAGATGCGACGAGCCGCTGTGTCGATTCCTTCGAACATTGCCGAAGGGCATGGCCGAAATTCCACACCCGAGATGATTCGCTTCTGTGGATACGCTCTCGGCTCCGTCGCTGAGTTGGAAACGCAGATTACGATTTCCCAAGGACTCGGGTTTGGCAACAGCAACGAACTTACAAGCGTCCTGGAAAAATGCGATACCACTTCCAGAATGCTCCATGGTTTGATTCGTTCTAATCGAGGCCGCGACAACCACAACTCTGGATCTGCCAACGAATAA
- a CDS encoding argininosuccinate synthase, which produces MASCVLAYSGGLDTSVILGWLQDEGYEVHCVYVDLGQPGEDRDAMIEKANNNGAASARILDVQEELCRDYAFPVMQWQAKYEGIYLLGTSIARPLISKAILQVAREVGAVAYAHGATGKGNDQCRFQLAAEALDPDIKIIAPWRMEKFRKLFPGRTEMIEYCESKGIPVKASKAKPYSSDENCLHISYEAGMLEDPAVNGVSIVDFGMGVSPQDAPDTTEEVTIGFESGVPVSVNGKKLSALEVVKTMNDIAGRNGVGRIDIIENRFVGMKSRGVYEAPGMTALYAAHLQMEQLTLDRDLIHLRDRMAPEVAEMVYYGFWFVPKMDALMAFIKEAQKPVTGEVTLGLYKGNIEVHGRTSPNSLYDAEVASMEGGGSYDQTDAEGFLRIQGLPSRVMGKVHPRAY; this is translated from the coding sequence ATGGCTAGTTGCGTGCTTGCGTATTCGGGTGGATTGGATACTTCGGTCATTTTGGGCTGGTTGCAGGACGAGGGGTACGAAGTGCACTGCGTGTACGTCGACCTCGGCCAACCGGGCGAAGATCGCGATGCGATGATCGAAAAGGCCAACAACAACGGGGCCGCCTCGGCTCGTATCCTCGACGTGCAAGAGGAACTTTGCCGCGACTACGCGTTCCCGGTCATGCAATGGCAGGCCAAGTACGAAGGCATTTACCTGCTGGGTACTTCGATCGCCCGCCCGCTGATCTCCAAGGCCATCCTGCAAGTCGCCCGCGAAGTCGGTGCGGTTGCCTACGCCCACGGAGCCACCGGCAAGGGGAACGATCAGTGCCGCTTCCAGCTGGCAGCCGAGGCCCTGGACCCCGATATCAAGATCATCGCCCCCTGGCGGATGGAGAAGTTCCGCAAGCTGTTCCCCGGCCGTACCGAGATGATCGAGTACTGCGAGTCGAAGGGAATTCCCGTCAAGGCTTCGAAGGCCAAGCCTTACAGTAGCGACGAAAACTGCCTGCACATTAGCTACGAAGCAGGCATGCTCGAAGACCCCGCGGTCAACGGCGTGTCGATCGTCGACTTTGGCATGGGAGTTTCTCCCCAAGATGCGCCCGACACCACCGAAGAAGTAACCATCGGCTTCGAGTCGGGCGTACCGGTTTCGGTCAACGGCAAGAAGCTCAGTGCCTTGGAAGTAGTAAAGACGATGAACGACATCGCCGGCCGCAATGGCGTCGGACGGATCGACATCATCGAAAACCGCTTCGTCGGCATGAAGAGTCGTGGCGTGTACGAGGCCCCTGGTATGACCGCCCTGTACGCTGCCCACCTGCAAATGGAACAACTGACCCTCGACCGCGACCTGATTCACCTTCGCGACCGCATGGCCCCCGAAGTGGCCGAGATGGTGTATTACGGATTCTGGTTCGTGCCGAAGATGGATGCCCTCATGGCGTTCATCAAGGAAGCCCAGAAACCAGTCACCGGCGAAGTCACCCTGGGCCTGTACAAAGGCAACATCGAGGTCCATGGCCGCACCAGCCCCAACAGCCTGTACGACGCCGAAGTCGCCAGCATGGAAGGCGGCGGCAGCTACGACCAAACCGACGCCGAAGGCTTCCTCCGCATCCAAGGCCTGCCAAGCCGAGTGATGGGCAAAGTCCACCCGCGGGCGTATTAG
- a CDS encoding 3-keto-disaccharide hydrolase: MFNKALLDYPFHDDSICFIFPMLSHIHSQVRLEAHPRLKSNITMMPLKTTIAFLLSLALVIVAQGEERGQPSTSSTTKPLTDDSEVILIGSQGLIGFEEVNESLVQCGDARIAPDGKYLITTPGSGVLTAAKKESGNLYTKQSFGDCEVHVEFMMGKGSNSGVKLQSRYEIQLYDSHNIENPTAKHCGGVYPHWVYRKNGKGLNYIDEGVPPRANAAKPAGEWQSLDIVFRAPRFSADGKKVQNARFDSVKLNGVIVQQDVELSSPTGNAQDPLPEIAEAPLFLQTDHGAVAFRNARVSPLAVDTLDSGE; encoded by the coding sequence TTGTTCAACAAGGCCCTCCTTGATTATCCGTTTCATGACGATTCCATCTGTTTCATCTTCCCGATGCTCTCTCATATCCACTCACAGGTTCGGTTAGAGGCACACCCTCGCCTGAAATCAAACATTACAATGATGCCACTAAAGACTACGATTGCGTTTCTCCTATCGCTTGCTCTTGTCATCGTGGCACAAGGCGAAGAGCGAGGTCAGCCCAGCACTTCATCAACCACAAAGCCACTCACCGATGATAGCGAGGTCATCCTCATCGGCTCGCAAGGTCTAATCGGCTTTGAAGAAGTGAATGAGTCACTGGTGCAATGCGGCGACGCTCGCATTGCACCTGACGGGAAGTATCTCATCACCACACCAGGCAGCGGTGTTCTAACCGCCGCAAAAAAAGAAAGCGGCAATCTCTACACGAAGCAAAGCTTTGGTGACTGCGAGGTTCACGTCGAGTTTATGATGGGCAAAGGCTCGAACTCCGGCGTCAAACTACAATCTCGCTACGAAATCCAACTCTACGACAGCCATAACATCGAGAACCCTACGGCCAAACACTGCGGTGGAGTCTATCCCCATTGGGTATACCGCAAGAATGGAAAAGGTCTCAACTACATCGACGAGGGGGTCCCACCTCGCGCCAATGCCGCCAAACCTGCTGGAGAATGGCAATCGCTGGATATCGTGTTTCGTGCTCCACGCTTCTCTGCCGACGGTAAAAAGGTCCAGAACGCCCGCTTCGATTCGGTGAAATTGAACGGGGTGATTGTCCAGCAAGACGTTGAACTTTCCTCCCCCACCGGCAACGCCCAAGACCCTCTCCCCGAGATCGCCGAGGCGCCGCTTTTCCTGCAAACCGACCATGGCGCAGTGGCGTTTCGTAACGCCCGCGTGAGCCCTTTAGCAGTGGATACCTTAGATTCAGGCGAGTAG
- a CDS encoding IS5 family transposase produces the protein MATKEKRTYKVTNWKEYNKSLIERGNITIWFSDEALENWEHPNDQTKVGRPFVFSDTAIECLLTIRELLKLPYRQTEGFGRSLVAMLGVEAAIPNYSSLAKRASKLNVSLDIANKRGDIDIVVDSTGMKVFGEGEWKMRTHGKSKRRTWRKLHLSVNPDTREIVAEILTENSCHDADAVPEMLEQVEQPVKKFHGDGSYDKWKVYEGLESEGIEPVIPPQHNAKIKQHGNSAEEPLPRDEAIRQIRRKGRRSWKEEVGYHRRSLAETTMYRVKQSFGSHLKNRVFENQQTEARLRCKIINQFTQLGLPQFEWS, from the coding sequence ATGGCTACGAAAGAAAAACGAACCTACAAAGTCACGAACTGGAAGGAGTATAACAAGTCGCTCATCGAGCGTGGAAACATCACTATTTGGTTTAGCGACGAGGCGTTGGAGAACTGGGAACATCCTAACGACCAGACAAAAGTCGGTCGCCCTTTTGTCTTCAGCGATACGGCGATCGAGTGCTTGCTGACGATTCGCGAACTGCTGAAACTTCCCTATCGGCAGACTGAGGGATTCGGCCGCTCGCTGGTGGCGATGTTGGGCGTCGAGGCAGCGATTCCCAATTATTCTTCGCTCGCCAAGCGAGCCAGCAAGCTGAATGTTTCGCTCGATATCGCTAACAAGAGGGGCGACATCGATATCGTGGTGGATAGCACCGGCATGAAAGTGTTTGGCGAGGGCGAATGGAAGATGCGGACGCATGGCAAGTCGAAGCGGCGGACATGGCGGAAGCTGCATTTGTCGGTGAATCCTGACACCCGCGAGATTGTGGCGGAGATTTTGACCGAGAACAGTTGCCACGATGCCGATGCGGTTCCCGAAATGCTGGAGCAGGTGGAGCAGCCCGTAAAAAAGTTTCACGGCGACGGTAGTTACGACAAGTGGAAGGTTTATGAAGGGCTGGAATCCGAAGGCATTGAGCCGGTGATTCCGCCGCAGCACAACGCCAAGATCAAACAACATGGCAACTCTGCGGAGGAGCCTTTGCCCCGGGACGAGGCAATTCGTCAGATTCGACGCAAGGGGCGTAGGAGTTGGAAAGAGGAAGTGGGCTATCATCGTAGAAGCTTGGCGGAAACGACCATGTACCGAGTGAAACAAAGCTTTGGGAGCCATCTCAAAAACCGAGTATTCGAAAACCAACAAACGGAAGCCCGCTTGCGCTGTAAAATCATCAATCAATTCACCCAACTCGGGCTTCCACAGTTCGAGTGGAGTTAG